From the Oscarella lobularis chromosome 13, ooOscLobu1.1, whole genome shotgun sequence genome, one window contains:
- the LOC136194739 gene encoding uncharacterized protein, with protein MIHAAQSTLTDFDAEIPTFILDAEVIEDLSSILKLRCVAQCPFGGPISYKWHFRSRLRGRLISLDSVMCPDGDEQEDLRIFARRSARAGRYYCVVKSSERTNKIAISQIVEVGPTEAPSQAPQPSPSPQFKPPLPTTRKRKPSSEQNTDPPKRARMETPKDPKDKDPRWEGSASLAVQSNSVNRQICEWQDGHLDANLFSSLLQWDDAAAEEHFKSIATTHRGDTLKFFRLAAKRKKHDKICTDLGVLLGAIFAPPSDDLLIISTCNWLVERPEYQDCHIDVAVLLTTPGEEYIPLLLIEVGTPLERKCAQLHRYYEILYREHFPAVWRDIAQGGFPCLGLVLSGSSADLHGFATVEDEALHTVLQSDINVKDDASLKKLLGFLHFRIWELARQWDKLDHFFEPLYVPIVPIHFKCQSVHYFNGKASLRIHKNKSVFVYKFNKKESEADTEKVDLAIKFFTRSDGEAYGTEIHQHLARKNLAPEYLYDGFAFNSKYIAMGYLPAANWRSLNDCLNDAEPLTPVFAKSVIRKLQATANALHERKYVHGDLRATNVLVSNDGDVRIVDFNWAGKSGDVCYPKSLNPEIDWPVAPGYRIRDDHDHYFVAEMIMKIKGKEQI; from the exons ATGATCCACGCGGCGCAGTCGACGCTCACCGACTTCGATGCCGAAATCCCCACGTTTATTCTGGATGCTGAAGTCATCGAAGACCTCTCGTCGATCTTAAAGTTGCGCTGCGTTGCCCAATGCCCCTTTGGGGGACCCATTTCTTACAAATGGCACTTTCGATCGAGATTGAGAGGACGCCTCATCTCTCTGGATTCTGTCATGTGCCCCGACGGAGACGAACAGGAAGATTTGAGAATTTTCGCTCGTCGGAGTGCCAGAGCAGGGCGCTACTATTGCGTCGTCAAAAGCTCCGAGCGCACGAACAAAATAGCAATCTCGCAAATTGTGGAAGTCGGTCCAA CTGAGGCCCCAAGCCAAGCACCGCAGCCCAGTCCATCTCCTCAGTTTAAGCCTCCTTTACCAACAACTCGGAAACGGAAACCGTCTTCAGAACAGAATACCGATCCTCCTAAGAGAG CTAGGATGGAAACTCCTAAAGatcctaaagataaagatCCTCGTTGG GAGGGCTCAGCATCATTGGCCGTCCAAAGCAATTCCGTGAATCGCCAAATTTGCGAATGGCAAGACGGTCATCTCGACGCCAATCTTTTCTCGAGTCTCCTTCAATGGGACGACGCTGCCGCTGAGGAACACTTCAAGAGCATTGCCACGACCCATCGCGGTGACACCTTGAAGTTCTTTCGGCTTGCAGCCAAGAGGAAAAAGCACGACAAAATTTGCACTGACCTCGGCGTTCTCCTTGGTGCAATATTCGCTCCGCCATCCGATGATCTGTTGATTATTTCCACTTGCAACTGGCTCGTAGAGAGACCCGAATATCAGGACTGTCACATAGACGTGGCTGTTTTACTCACCACTCCCGGCGAAGAGTACATCCCTCTACTTCTCATCGAAGTGGGGACGCCTCTTGAACGAAAGTGTGCTCAGTTGCACAG ATACTACGAAATTCTTTATCGTGAGCACTTCCCAGCTGTATGGCGAGACATTGCCCAAGGAGGGTTTCCGTGTCTCGGTCTTGTACTCTCAGGATCCTCGGCTGATCTGCATGGCTTTGCTACTGTTGAAGACGAGGCTCTTCATACAGTATTGCAAAGTGACATCAATGTCAAAGATGATGCCTCACTTAAGAAATTGCTCGGTTTCTTGCACTTTCGCATTTGGGAACTGGCAAGACAATGGGATAAATTGGATCATTTTTTTGAACCGCTCTACGTTCCCATTGTGCCAA TTCATTTCAAATGTCAGTCCGTTCATTATTTCAATGGAAAGGCGTCTTTGCGAATTCATAAAAacaaaagcgttttcgtgTACAAGTTCAACAAGAAGGAAAGTGAAGCAGATACCGAGAAAGTTGATCTAGCCATCAAATTTTTTACAC GCTCCGACGGAGAAGCTTACGGAACCGAAATTCACCAGCATCTAGCGAGAAAGAATCTTGCTCCCGAATATCTCTATGATGGATTCGCGTTCAACAGCAAATACATCGCAATGGGCTACCTACCGGCAGCGAATTGGCGTTCACTGAACGATTGTCTGAACGACGCCGAGCCACTGACGCCGGTCTTTGCGAAATCGGTTATTAGGAAATTGCAAGCAACGGCCAACGCCCTTCACGAGCGAAAGTACGTCCACGGGGACTTACGCGCGACAAACGTCCTCGTTTCGaacgacggtgacgtcaggaTTGTGGATTTTAATTGGGCAGGGAAAAGCGGTGACGTCTGTTATCCCAAAAGTCTCAATCCGGAGATTGACTGGCCGGTTGCTCCTGGGTATCGCATACGCGATGATCACGATCACTACTTTGTAGCAGAAATGATAATGAAAATCAAAGGTAAAGAACAGATATGA
- the LOC136194826 gene encoding uncharacterized protein has translation MINAAQSSPPDFDAEIPAFILDAEIIEDFSSILNLRSIAKCPLGGHLSYKWHFRSRERKIVVSPFETFGSIGCPDGDEQEDLKVFADRSVRAGHYYCVVSSSRTNKIAISKIVEVIPLTETPSKAVQTPPPTPSPPPVENVEEISSSEITVASSSGQTTNNPKRAKMETPQDRWGCSPSTAAESNSLTRQICEWQENHLDAHLFSSLLQWDDAAAEKHFKSIATTHRGDTLKFFRLAAKRKKHDKICTDLGVLLGAIFAPPSDDLLIISTCNWLVERPKYQDCHIDVAVLLSTPGGEYIPLLLIEVGTTLKQKRAQLHRYYEILYREHFPELWRDIAQGGFPCLGLVLSESWADLHGFATVEDEALHTLLQSVCVEDDASLKKLLGFLHFRILKLARQWDKLDHFFEPLYVPIVPIHFECQSVHYFNGKASLRIHKNKSVFVYKFDKKESEADTEKVDLAIKFFTRSDGEAYGTEIHQHLARKNLAPEYLYDGFAFNGKFIAMGYLPEADWCSLNDCLNDAEPLTPVFAKSVIRKLQATVNALHERNYVHGDLRATNVLVSNDGDVRIVDFNWAGKSDHVYYPKSLNPEIDWPGVPENRIRENHDHYFVAEMIRKIKDKEQI, from the exons ATGATCAACGCGGCGCAGTCCTCCCCCCCCGACTTCGATGCAGAAATCCCCGCGTTTATTCTGGATGCTGAAATCATCGAAGACTTCTCGTCAATCTTAAATTTGCGCAGCATTGCCAAATGCCCCCTTGGGGGACACCTTTCTTACAAATGGCACTTTCGATCCAGAGAgaggaaaatcgtcgtcagtCCCTTTGAGACGTTTGGATCTATTGGGTGTCCCGACGGAGACGAACAGGAAGATTTGAAGGTTTTCGCTGATCGGAGTGTCAGAGCAGGGCACTACTATTGCGTCGTCTCAAGCTCTCGCACGAACAAAATAGCAATTTCGAAAATTGTGGAAGTCATTCCTCTGA CGGAGACCCCTAGTAAAGCTGTTCAAACACCGCCGCCCACTCCATCTCCTCCTCCCGTGGAAAACGTTGAGGAAATTTCCAGCAGCGAGATCACGGTGGCGTCGTCTTCAGGACAGACCACTAATAATCCTAAGAGAG CTAAGATGGAAACTCCTCAAGATCGTTGG GGGTGCTCGCCATCAACTGCTGCTGAAAGCAATTCCTTGACTCGCCAAATTTGTGAATGGCAAGAGAATCATCTCGACGCCCATCTTTTCTCGAGTCTCCTTCAATGGGACGACGCTGCCGCTGAGAAACACTTCAAGAGCATTGCCACGACCCATCGCGGTGACACCTTGAAGTTCTTTCGGCTTGCAGCCAAGAGGAAAAAGCACGACAAAATTTGCACTGACCTCGGCGTTCTCCTTGGTGCAATATTCGCTCCGCCATCCGATGATCTGCTGATTATTTCCACTTGCAACTGGCTCGTAGAGAGACCCAAATATCAGGACTGTCACATAGACGTGGCTGTTTTACTCTCCACTCCCGGCGGAGAGTACATCCCTCTACTTCTCATCGAAGTGGGGACGACTCTCAAACAAAAGCGTGCTCAGTTGCACAG ATACTACGAAATTCTTTATCGTGAGCATTTCCCAGAATTATGGCGAGACATTGCCCAAGGAGGGTTTCCGTGTCTCGGTCTTGTACTCTCGGAATCCTGGGCTGATCTGCATGGCTTTGCTACTGTTGAAGACGAGGCTCTTCATACATTATTGCAAAGTGTCTGTGTCGAAGATGATGCCTCACTTAAGAAATTGCTCGGTTTCTTGCACTTTCGCATTTTGAAACTGGCAAGACAATGGGATAAATTAGATCATTTTTTTGAACCGCTCTACGTTCCCATTGTGCCAA TTCATTTCGAATGTCAGTCCGTTCATTATTTCAATGGAAAGGCGTCTTTGCGAATTCATAAAAacaaaagcgttttcgtgTACAAGTTCGACAAGAAGGAAAGTGAAGCAGATACCGAGAAAGTTGATCTAGCCATCAAATTTTTTACAC GCTCCGACGGAGAAGCTTACGGAACCGAAATTCACCAGCATCTAGCGAGAAAGAATCTTGCTCCCGAATATCTTTATGATGGATTTGCGTTCAACGGCAAATTCATTGCAATGGGCTACCTACCGGAAGCGGATTGGTGTTCACTGAACGATTGTCTGAATGACGCCGAGCCACTGACGCCGGTCTTTGCGAAATCGGTTATTAGGAAATTGCAAGCAACGGTCAACGCCCTTCACGAGCGAAATTACGTCCACGGGGACTTACGCGCAACAAACGTCCTCGTTTCGaacgacggtgacgtcaggaTTGTGGATTTTAATTGGGCAGGGAAAAGCGATCATGTCTATTATCCCAAAAGTCTCAATCCGGAGATTGACTGGCCGGGTGTTCCTGAGAATCGCATACGCGAAAATCACGATCACTACTTTGTGGCAGAAATGATaaggaaaatcaaagataaggAACAGATATGA
- the LOC136194493 gene encoding uncharacterized protein has protein sequence MALLPDFDAEIPTFILDAVVIEDFSSILNLRCVAKCPLGGHISYKWHFRSRERKFVVSPFETFGCPDGDEQEDLKIFADRSVRAGHYYCVVSSSRTNKIAISKIVKFIPLTETPSRIVLTPQPTPSPPPVVENVEEISSSEITVASSSGHTPKRAKMETPQDRWGCSPSTAAESDSLNRQICEWQESHLDAHLFSSLLQWDDAAAEEQFKRIATTQLGDTLELFRRAAKREKHGNICTDLDSVLKAIFAQAADDLLIISTCNWLVERPEYQDCHIDVAVLLTTANYKYIPLLLIEVGTPLERKRAQLHRYYEILYREHFPKVWRDIAQGGFPCLGLVLSESSADLHGFATVEDVFAAVEGKALHTLLQSVCVEDDASLKKLLGFLHLRILELARQWDKLHHFFPPLYLPIVPIDFECQSVQYLHGKASLRIHENKSVFVYKFDKKESEADTEKVDLAIKFCSDGEAYGTDVHQHLATKNLAPEYLHDGFAFNSKYIAMGYLPEADWRSLHDRLNDAEPLTPVFAKSVIRKLQATVNALHERNYVHGDLRATNVLVSNDGDVRIVDFNWAGKSGHVYYPKSLNPEMDWPGVPKNLICEDHDHYFVAEMIWKIKDKEQR, from the exons ATGGCGCTGCTCCCCGACTTCGATGCCGAAATCCCCACGTTTATTCTGGATGCTGTAGTCATCGAAGACTTCTCGTCAATCTTAAATTTGCGCTGCGTTGCCAAATGCCCCCTTGGTGGACACATTTCTTACAAATGGCACTTTCGATCCAGAGAGaggaaattcgtcgtcagtCCCTTTGAGACGTTCGGGTGTCCCGACGGAGACGAACAGGAAGATTTGAAGATTTTCGCTGATCGGAGTGTCAGAGCAGGGCACTACTATTGCGTCGTCTCAAGCTCTCGCACGAACAAAATAGCAATTTCGAAAATTGTCAAATTCATTCCTCTGA CGGAGACCCCTAGTAGAATTGTCCTAACACCGCAGCCCACTCCATCTCCTCCTCCCGTGGTGGAGAACGTTGAGGAGATTTCCAGCAGCGAGATCACGGTGGCGTCATCTTCAGGACATACTCCTAAGAGAG CTAAGATGGAAACTCCTCAAGATCGTTGG GGGTGCTCGCCATCAACTGCTGCTGAAAGCGATTCTTTGAATCGCCAAATTTGCGAATGGCAAGAGAGTCATCTTGACGCCCATCTTTTCTCGAGTCTCCTTCAATGGGACGACGCTGCCGCTGAGGAACAGTTCAAGCGCATTGCCACGACCCAGCTCGGTGACACCTTGGAGTTGTTTCGGCGTGCAGCCAAGAGGGAAAAGCACGGCAATATTTGCACTGACCTCGACAGTGTCCTTAAAGCAATATTCGCTCAAGCAGCCGATGATTTGTTGATTATTTCCACTTGCAACTGGCTCGTAGAGAGACCCGAATATCAGGACTGTCACATAGACGTGGCTGTTTTACTCACCACTGCCAACTATAAGTACATCCCTCTACTTCTCATCGAAGTGGGGACACCTCTTGAACGAAAGCGTGCTCAGTTGCACAG ATACTACGAAATTCTTTATCGTGAGCATTTCCCGAAGGTATGGCGAGACATTGCCCAAGGAGGGTTTCCGTGTCTCGGTCTTGTACTCTCGGAATCCTCGGCTGATCTGCACGGCTTTGCTACTGTTGAAGACGTCTTTGCTGCTGTTGAAGGCAAGGCTCTTCATACGTTATTGCAAAGTGTCTGTGTCGAAGATGATGCCTCACTTAAGAAATTGCTCGGTTTCTTGCACCTTCGCATTTTGGAACTGGCAAGACAATGGGATAAATTGCATCATTTTTTTCCACCGCTTTACCTTCCCATTGTGCCAA TTGATTTCGAATGTCAGTCCGTTCAATATCTCCATGGAAAGGCGTCTTTGCGAATTCATGAAAacaaaagcgttttcgtaTACAAGTTCGACAAGAAGGAAAGTGAAGCAGATACCGAGAAAGTTGATCTAGCCATCAAATTTT GCTCCGACGGAGAAGCTTACGGAACCGACGTTCACCAGCATCTAGCGACAAAGAATCTTGCTCCCGAATATCTTCATGATGGATTCGCGTTCAACAGCAAATACATCGCAATGGGCTACCTACCGGAAGCGGATTGGCGTTCACTGCACGATCGTCTGAATGACGCCGAGCCACTGACACCGGTCTTTGCAAAATCGGTTATTAGGAAATTGCAAGCAACGGTCAACGCCCTTCACGAGCGAAATTACGTCCACGGGGACTTACGCGCGACAAACGTCCTCGTTTCGaacgacggtgacgtcaggaTCGTGGATTTTAATTGGGCAGGGAAAAGCGGTCATGTCTATTATCCCAAAAGTCTCAATCCGGAGATGGACTGGCCGGGTGTTCCTAAGAATCTCATATGCGAAGATCACGATCACTACTTTGTAGCAGAAATGATAtggaaaatcaaagataaggAACAGAGATGA
- the LOC136194494 gene encoding hydroxyproline dehydrogenase-like encodes MLPLCCRRPSLRTIRRSTRLISSFRLDFDDTKSAYALHSDGELLRSILVLRLSAIDSFVDNSPAILDVAQRFLPSALFDGVMRRSFFGQFVAGSSHDDVTKTHNEKFVEVGICSMPGPSIEDLPDDEQSLANEDTHQREILLDENVHAFLDSVTLAERTCVSGVRGAIQVKPTALVRPKLLTLLSRKITDSDGILPKIKTGELHGRLSDIALEHDCLDEFNSTCSRLDDIAKACTRAKVNMFIDAEYHEMQPAIHALALITQSSHNKGDCINVWNTQQAYLKETDAANKRHLEIADLSGFRYATKVVRGAYLEYERSRAQSTGRPDPIQSTYADTNASYNRTVDVLLQRAAIDQCGVMVASHNEVSIQLALEKMEKLNVERQKGNVLFGQLYGMCDYISYRLGQNGYRIYKATPYGSIGSTLLYLCRRARENRSILVNGRRERELLVAEWTRRRRDKTRH; translated from the exons ATGCTCCCTTTGTGCTGCAGGAGGCCATCGCTTCGgacgattcgacgctcgacgagaCTTATATCATCTTTCCGCCTTGATTTTGACGACACAAAATCGGCGTACGCATTGCATTCCGATGGGGAGTTACTCCGCTCCATTCTCGTTCTCCGACTGAGCGCAATCGATAGTTTCGTCGACAACAGCCCAGCA ATTCTCGATGTTGCGCAGCGTTTTTTGCCGTCAGCCTTGTTCGATGGCGTCATGAGACGATCATTCTTCGGTCAGTTTGTGGCCGGAAGTAgtcacgatgacgtcacaaaaacccacaatgaaaaattcgtcgaagtgGGTATATGTTCTATGCCGGGGCCGTCGATCGAAGATTTACCAGACGATGAGCAGAGCCTCGCAAACGAAGATACGCACCAAAG AGAAATTCTTCTGGATGAGAACGTTCACGCTTTTCTTGATTCGGTTACTTTAGCAG AGCGGACTTGTGTCAGTGGCGTACGAGGTGCAATCCAGGTCAAACCAACGGCACTCGTTCGGCCAAAATTGCTT acCTTACTTAGTAGAAAGATTACTGATAGCGACGGAATTTTGCCTAAAATCAAAACTGGAGAA CTGCATGGACGTTTGTCTGACATTGCCTTGGAACATGACTGCCTTGATGAGTTTAATTCAACCTGTAGCAGGCTAGATGACATTGCGAAG GCCTGCACTAGAGCCAAAGTGAACATGTTCATCGATGCTGAATACCACGAGATGCAGCCAGCCATTCATGCACTGGCTCTCATCACGCAATCATCACACAATAAAGGTGACTGTATCAACGTGTGGAATACCCAGCAGGCTTATCTCAAG GAAACAGATGCGGCTAATAAACGCCATCTCGAGATAGCAGATTTATCTGGCTTTCGCTATGCCACCAAAGTCGTTCGAGGAGCCTATCTTGAGTACGAGAGATCCCGTGCTCAAAGCACAGGCCGGCCTGATCCAATCCAGTCGACCTACGCTGATACGAATGCATCTTATAATCGCACAGTTGATGTATTACTCCAGCGTGCAGCAATAGATCAATGTGGTGTGATGGTGGCATCCCACAACGAAGTATCCATTCAATTGGCATTAGAAAA AATGGAGAAATTGAACGTGGAGAGGCAAAAGGGGAACGTGCTCTTTGGCCAGCTCTATGGAATGTGTGACTACATCTCCTATAGATTGG GTCAAAACGGCTACAGAATCTACAAAGCAACGCCTTATGGGAGCATAGGTTCGACGCTGCTCTATCTGTGCCGACGAGCGCGCGAGAATCGTTCCATTCTCGTCAACGGTCGACGCGAGAGGGAGCTACTAGTCGCTGAATGGACGCGTAGACGCAGAGACAAAACGCGACACTGA
- the LOC136194490 gene encoding uncharacterized protein, which yields MEKTDVLDRRVRLEDIYATLVNAVAKTRNESTQKEAALTSAIDPRIETAKLIDESTVFAIIAEAEEAVKSEPNVLELDAPVTICGDVHGQFLDLIKLFRTAGGGLLHDTPKTPSQTRRLPNRILRGLKAEPRNNSTFLFLGDYVDRGPDSFACMIYLLALKGAFPERIFLLRGNHECRCMTSRKYDEGQNFREECLRLYNEDVYERFMACFDCLPIACLATSPIGKWLCLHGGISPHLHSVDDIRALDRFREPPLTGLFCDLLWSDPFNEEVTETFNDKDYQEFLELDFLPNPPRGCSYLYGYEALRVFLGENSLMGIIRAHQCIENGVGYHFAATRKEKFPFPLVTTVFSAPNYCGMYDNVAAVVRLTKDDMQVKRFSSADEKDRREILASAIPVMLRDEVLAALPRESSERFMSVHLERKRRRSSAKFQSAVARDASSDVHPGWQTLRRWQKVVGRFGVMLKQTSRSRLAATARDVETSPVIPEDEVVADDDAVEPARRRRSRDTEAEVEEFMAAMKQTKQSTLRRSLSENLNADDVRQMQLVFDAIDVNRDGFVSTSELRQFASDVGEYCDADSQVAEMISGMDTDGDGKVSFKEFAKYIGRLTGKEGKGYEQARRYSLVTPLSSSSTE from the exons ATGGAGAAGACGGACGTTCTCGACCGGCGCGTACGACTCGAAGACATCTACGCGACGCTCGTCAACGCGGTagcgaaaacgcgaaacgaatcgacgcaaaAAGAAGCCGCACTCACTTCTGCGATCGATCCCCGCATCGAAACG GCGAAGCtcatcgacgaatcgactgTTTTTGCTATAATCGCCGAAGCTGAAGAAGCGGTGAAAAGCGAGCCGAATGTGCTCGAACTCGACGCACCAGTGACG atttgtggTGACGTTCACGGCCAATTTTTAGATCTGATTAAATTGTTTCGCACCGCCGGCGGCGGTCTCCTGCACGACACGCCGAAAACGCCGTCCCAAACGCGCCGTCTTCCCAATCGCATTCTCCGCGGTCTCAAAGCCGAGCCGCGAAACAActcgacgtttctcttcctcggcGACTACGTCGATCGCGGTCCCGATTCGTTCGCCTGCATGATATATCTATTAGCGTTAAAGGGCGCGTTTCCCGAGCGAATATTCTTGCTTCGAGGCAATCACGAGTGCCGATGCATGACGTCGAGGAAATACGACGAGGGGCAAAATTTTCGGGAGGAGTGTCTTAGATTGTATAACGAAGACGTGTATGAGCGTTTTATGGCGTGTTTCGATTGTCTACCTATTGCTTGTCTCGCTACGTCACCTATTGGGAAATGGCTCTGTTTGCATGGTGGAATAA GTCCTCATTTGCATTCTGTTGATGATATTCGAGCGCTGGATCGATTTCGGGAGCCTCCTCTTACCGGCTTGTTCTGCGATCTGCTCTGGTCGGATCCTTTTAATGAGGAAGTTACGGAAACTTTTAATGATAAAGACTATCAGGAA TTTCTTGAGCTTGATTTTTTGCCAAATCCGCCGCGCGGCTGTTCCTACTTGTACGGCTACGAAGCCTTGCGAGTATTCTTAGGTGAAAATTCTCTAATGGGCATCATAAGAGCTCACCAGTGCATTGAAAAT GGCGTTGGCTATCATTTCGCCGCAACGCGCAAGGAAAAATTCCCTTTTCCTCTCGTCACAACCGTCTTTTCAGCTCCCAACTATTGCGGAATGTACGACAACGTGGCAGCCGTCGTACGACTTACAAAGGACGACATGCAG GTCAAACGATTCTCatccgccgacgagaaagatcgacgagaaatccTCGCTTCGGCTATACCAGTGATGCTTAGAGACGAGGTCCTCGCCGCTCTGCCGCGGGAATCGTCGGAACGATTCATGTCTGTTCATTTGgaacgaaagcggcgtcgaaGCAGCGCTAAATTTCAGTCTGCCGTGGCGAGAGACGCGTCCAGCGACGTTCACCCGGGCTGGCAGACTCTTCGACGTTGGCAAAAAGTCGTTGG TCGGTTTGGCGTGATGCTAAAGcagacgtcgcgttcgcgacTCGCAGCCACTGCGAGGGACGTGGAAACGAGTCCTGTTATTCCAGAAGATGAAGTCGTCGCGGATGACGATGCAGTTGAGccggctcgtcgacggcgcagTAGGGACACTGAAGCCGAAGTTGAAGAGTTTATGGCGGCTATGAAACAGACAAAACAGTCTACGTTGCGACG GAGTCTGTCTGAAAATTTGAATGCGGATGATGTACGGCAGATGCAGTTGGTTTTTGATGCCATTGACGTGAATCGCGATGGGTTTGTGTCTACCAGTGAGTTGCGTCAATTCGCTAGCGATGTTGG AGAGTACTGTGACGCAGATAGTCAGGTTGCTGAAATGATTTCTGGAATGGATACCG ATGGGGATGGCAAAGTGAGCTTTAAAGAATTTGCCAAATACATAGGGAGATTGACtggaaaagaaggaaaaggataCGAGCAAGCTCGACGATATTCCCTTGTCACTCCGCTATCCAGTTCCTCAACCGAGTAA
- the LOC136194827 gene encoding chromaffin granule amine transporter-like codes for MVTVLRQNTAHVKVKDSTRLSHAMDSSKDIELKTLIEEEETTAFTSEAIDSLEEKDEPIPSFRNRRSFLLHRLRSYRPLAAFVVFMALLLDTTLTTAVVPLLPDLLPNISKISTGTILASKAFFQLVSAFGAGPLTDRVGFASPLVAGFVLLTSATLIIAFAVELGNSTVGIYTVIFVSRSLEGIGCSLASTAGMALIADRYPDDEERGRIMGRVIGGIGLGVVLGYPFGGAFSGIPGGVEAGWKYPFLILALVGLIDLVLQLLILGYREKKKERIESEENDKKKVSAPSMWTLIKDPYVLLGFIVLTMSQLPVAVTEPLVPSWMETNFLPKPKPYSIGLVLLSLTISYMIVAPLVGKVHGKHRWIGVLLGMIIMIIGLCTLPLAALPQRNNIYYSIVPLFLMGVGIGLTDSLMYPTMGALADLRHSSAYGGMYALTDIAVNIGFVIGPLYSSGIDQLVNFNWAMWSVGIIAVLCCPFIAFLKSPTPKK; via the coding sequence ATGGTTACCGTACTTAGACAAAACACTGCGCACGTTAAAGTCAAAGACTCGACTCGACTTTCTCATGCCATGGACAGCTCCAAAGACATCGAACTAAAGACATTaatcgaagaagaggaaacgaCGGCCTTTACAAGCGAAGCAATCGACTcgctagaagaaaaagacgagccAATACCATCGTTCCGAAATCGCCGCTCATTTCTCCTACATCGACTCCGTTCCTATCGACCCTTAGCCGCGTTCGTTGTCTTCATGGCTCTTCTACTCGATACCACGCTCACGACGGCCGTCGTCCCGCTTTTACCAGACCTCCTTCCCAATATCTCCAAAATTAGCACGGGAACGATTCTCGCATCCAAAGCCTTCTTTCAACTCGTCTCCGCCTTCGGTGCGGGTCCCCTCACCGATCGAGTCGGCTTCGCTAGTCCTCTAGTCGCTGGTTTCGTGCTTCTAACCAGCGCTACACTCATCATTGCCTTCGCTGTCGAATTAGGAAACTCGACCGTGGGCATATACACAGTCATATTCGTATCTCGCTCTCTCGAGGGTATTGGCTGTTCGCTGGCGTCTACAGCCGGTATGGCACTGATAGCAGATCGCTATCCAGACGACGAGGAACGCGGACGAATAATGGGACGCGTTATCGGAGGCATAGGTCTTGGAGTTGTATTGGGATATCCATTTGGTGGCGCCTTTTCGGGAATTCCTGGCGGAGTCGAAGCCGGATGGAAGTATCCGTTTCTTATTCTTGCTCTAGTGGGATTGATTGATCTCGTCTTGCAGCTACTTATTCTTGGCTatcgagagaaaaagaaagaacgaattGAGAGTGAGGAGAAtgacaaaaaaaaagtgaGTGCTCCATCTATGTGGACTCTCATCAAAGATCCCTATGTTCTGCTTGGATTTATTGTACTGACGATGTCTCAGCTGCCTGTCGCGGTGACCGAGCCTCTTGTTCCTTCATGGATGGAGACAAACTTTCTACCAAAGCCCAAGCCTTACTCAATTGGCTTGGTGTTATTATCCTTGACTATATCTTATATGATAGTGGCTCCTTTGGTAGGTAAAGTACATGGGAAACATCGATGGATAGGTGTCCTCTTGGGTATGATTATTATGATCATTGGCTTATGTACTCTGCCGTTGGCGGCTCTGCCTCAACGAAATAACATTTATTATTCTATTGTACCATTATTTTTAATGGGTGTTGGTATTGGGTTGACTGATTCTTTGATGTATCCAACGATGGGAGCTTTGGCTGACTTGAGACACTCGTCTGCTTATGGGGGGATGTACGCTTTGACGGATATTGCTGTCAATATTGGGTTTGTGATTGGACCGCTGTATAGCTCAGGAATTGATCAATTAGTAAACTTCAATTGGGCTATGTGGTCGGTGGGAATTATAGCTGTTTTATGTTGTCCATTCATAGCGTTTCTAAAGTCTCCTACGcctaagaaataa